The genomic segment GACGTGATCGCCACCAGCTTGCGCGGCAGCCGCGGGACGGCGGAGGCGGCACCGTCCCCTCGATCGGCCGCGTCGAGCTGCTCCTTGATCACCCGCAGCGGCAAGTAGTGATCCCGTTGCGCCGCCAGAACGAAACGCAGACGTTCCACGTCGGCGGGGCCGAACTGACGGTAACCGGACGGCGTGCGGGCAGGCCTGACGAGCCCTTCGGATTCGAGGAACCGAATCTTGGAGATCGTCACGTCGGGGAAGTCGGGGCGCAGCTGCGCCAGCACCGCCCCGATACTCAACCCCTCTCGCTGTGGCCGCCCGGCAGCCGTCACCGTGCCCCCTGACCCCCGTGCCCGGGACCGGTCAGGAAGACGAGGCGGAACTTGCCGATCTGCACCTCGTCACCGCCGGACAGCACGGCCTGGTCGACCGGCTCCCGGTTCACGTACGTGCCGTTGAGGCTGCCCACGTCGATCACCACGAACTCCCCGCCCTCACGGCGGAACTCCGCGTGGCGACGGGACACGGTCACGTCGTCGAGGAAGATGTCACTGTCGGGGTGCCGACCCGCGCTCGTCGTGTCGCGATCGAGCAGGAAGCGCGAACCCGCGTTGGGGCCCCGCTTCACCACCAGCAGTGCGGAGCCGGTCGGCAGCGCGTCGACGCCGGCGTCCCGCGGCTCCACCGCAGGTGCCTCGTGGCCCTCTGCCTCCGACAAGAAGTCGGCCCGAAAAACGGAGGTCCGCTCCGGAGACTGCTCCGGGGGAACACCGGGCCCGTCGTTCGTGCTCACCGCAAGCTCTCCTTACGCACTGGAGTGTCGTTCTCGTAAACGTGGTGTAGTCAACGTACCGTGTCGGAGCCGCCCACAGTGCCGGGGCTCCCGCATCAGTTGTCGATCACACGTTGGTAGTCGGCGGCGTCGAACAGGGCGTCCACGACCGCGTCATCGAAAGCCTCCTTCCCACGCACCACCATGATCCACCTCGGACACCTCCGAGCACAACGTGGAACCGGGCGCGGGCTTCGTCAGGCCTTCCGACCGGAGGCGCGGAGGACCGCCAGCGCGATCTGCCACACGTAGAGAGCTCCCGACCAGAGGTAGAGCACGACGCCCCACACCGTGAACGCGTAGGCGAACGGCTGCGCGATCTCGGTGGCGGTGGTCGACGCGTCGTGGGTCACCAGCAGCAGCGGCAGCGCGTACATGAGGACGAAGGTCGCCGCCTTGCCGATGTAGGTCACCTCGGGCGGCGCGAAACGATGCCGGCGCAGCACGACGAGTCCCACGCCGACCACGAGTTCCCGGCCGACGAGCAGGGCCGCCACCCACCAGGGCACGATGCCGCGCAGCAGGAAGGCGAGCAGAGCCGCCGCGATGTAGAGCCGATCGGCGGCAGGGTCCAGCAGCTGGCCGAGCTTGGTCGTCTGGTTGAGCAGGCGCGCCAGCTTGCCGTCGAGCCAGTCGGTGACGCCGCCGACGACCAGCAGTGCGAACGCCCAACCGTCCTCCTCCGGGCCCAGCAGGAGCCACAGGAACACCGGAACGCCGGCGAGGCGGAGGATCGAAAGGAGATTGGGCACCGTGGTGAGCTGCCGCAGCAGCGACTCCTCACCGTCCGTGGTACCGGATGACCGGGCTTTCGTCACCCGCCCACAGTATCGGGACGACGGTCCACCACGATCACGAGGAGCGGTGATAGCTCCAGCCCTGCTTCCGCAGCGCCTCACCGGTGAGAGCCTGCGGCCGACCGTGGTGGTCGACGCCCATCCACCGCGGTCGTCCCGATCCACTCTCCAGGACGTAGGGCCGGCCCCGGCTCCACACGACGGTGCACGGGGTGGTCGGCGGCGACGGGGGCGCCGCGTCGGGGGACTGCTCGGCCGGGTCGGCGGCGCCCCCGTCGACGGCTCCGACGGCTCCGACGGCGTCGACGGCCGTCGTGGGCGGCACTGCCGACCCGGCTCGATCTGCGGGAACGTCGGTCCGGCTGTCCGTTTCGGTACTCATAGCACCCTGCGCTCGCTCTCGGTGAGACATCACCCGGGGGATTACCTGTGAGCGGCGCCTCACACCTCCGCGCGAGACGTCGCTCACACTCCCATCGGCTCAGGAGGCCTGATCGTTAACGCTTCACGGACCGCGCGCGTCGCCCTTTCGAGTGGTCTTCGGTGCTGTCACGAGCGGTTCTTGAGCGCGGGGAAGTCCTCCTCGCGGAACTCCCCGTCAGGGCGCCCGTCGCCGTGGGTGTGCTCCTTGCCCCGCAACTCCACCCGGCGGATCTTGCCGGAGATGGTCTTCGGCAGGTCGGCGAACTCCAGGCGGCGGATGCGCTTGTACGGCGCCAGGTTCTTCCGCGCGAAGGCGAGGATGCTCTCCGCCGTGGCGGCGTCGGGTTCGAAGCCGTTCGCCAGCACCACGTAGGCCTTGGGCACCGAGAGCCGGATCTCGTCCGGTGCGGGCACGACGGCCGCCTCGGCCACCGCCTCGTGCTCCAGCAGGACGCTCTCCAACTCGAACGGCGAGATGCGGTAGTCGGAGGACTTGAAGACGTCGTCGGTGCGTCCCACGTACGTGATGTAGCCGTCGTCGTCGACGGCCCCGACGTCCCCGGTGTGGTAGTAGCCGTCCTCGAACGCGGTCGCGGTGCGCTCGTCGTCACCCGCGTACCCCGTCATCAACCCGGCGGGCCGGCTGCTCAGGTCGAGGCAGATCTCCCCCTCCCGCGCGCGCTCGCCGGTGACGGGGTCGACGAGCACGACCGTGAAGCCGGGGACGGCGCGCCCCATGGACCCGGGCTTGACCTCCTGCCCCGGTGTGTTGGCGATCTGCACACTCGTCTCCGTCTGGCCGAACCCGTCGCGGATCGTCACGCCCCACGCCTGCCGCACCTGGTCGATGACCTCGGGGTTGAGCGGCTCGCCCGCACCCACGACCTTGCGCGGCGGGTGCCGCAACGTCGACAGGTCGGCCTGGATGAGCATCCGCCACACCGTCGGCGGCGCGCAGAAGCTCGTGACACCGCAGCGATCGATCTGCGCCATCAGGCTGTTCGCGTCGAAGCGCCCGTAGTTGTACAGGAAGACGGTGGCCTCGGCGTTCCACGGCGCGAAGACGTTGCTCCACGCGTGCTTGGCCCAGCCGGGAGACGAGATGTTGAGGTGCACGTCGCCGGGTTCGAGGCCGATCCAGTACATCGTGGACAGGTGCCCGACAGGATACGAGACGTGGGTGTGCCGCACGAGCTTCGGCTTCGCCGTCGTCCCCGAGGTGAAGTACAGCAGCAGCGGGTCGTCGGCGCGCGTGGGGCCGTCCGGCGTGAACACCGGGTCACCGGCGGCGGAGTCGGTGAACGACTCCCAGCCGTCGACCCGCTCGCCCACCGCGATGCGGGTGTAGCCGCCCGGCACCTCGGCGAACGTCGCGGTGTCGACGTCGCGCACCACCACGTGCCGGGCCTGTCCGCGCTCCACCCGGTCGCGCAGGTCGGCGGCGCCCAACAGCGTCGACGCCGGGATGATCACGGCACCGAGCTTGATGCACGCCAGGATCGTCTCCCACAGCTCGACCTGGTTGCCGAGCATCAGGATCACCCGGTCACCGCGCCGGACGCCCAGCCCGCGCAGCCAGTTCGCCACCTGAGCGGACCGCCGGGCGAGCTTGGGGAACGTCCAGCGGTTCTCCGAGCCGTCCTCCTCCACGATCCACAGCGCGAACCGGTCGGCGTTGTGGTCCTCCGCGGCGATCCGGTCGAACCAGTCCAGCGCCCAGTTGAACTCGGTGAACTCGGGCCACGCGAACTCCCGGCGCGCCGCCTCGTAGTCCTCGCGATGCGTCACCAGCAGGTCCCGAGCCTGCCGGAACGCCTGATACGCCTGCATGGAAGTCGTGTTGGGGTCGTTGCCCACCTGTCGCTCGCCCTTCTCACTCACCGCGGAACTCGGGCTCCCGCCGCTGCAGGAACGCCTGCACCGCCTCGTTCAGGTCGTGGCTGGGCAGGAACGCGGCGTTCCACGTGGCCACGTACCGCAGCCCGGCGTCGACCTGCTGTTCGGTGTTGACGGAGAGTACGTCCTTCACACCCTGGACCACCAGTGGTGGGTTCGCCGCGATGTCGGCGGCCATCTGCCGGGCCGCCTCGAGGGTCGCGTCGCGGTCGGGGTAGACGTCGTTGACCAGGCCGATCCTCTCGGCGCGAGCCGCGTCGATGTCCTTGCCGGTGAACGCGAGCTCGCGCAGATGGCCCTCACCGACGACCGACGCGAGCCGCTGCAGGCTGCCCATGTCGGCGACGATGGCCACGCGCACCTCGCGCACGCTGAACTTCGCGTCGGCGCTCGCCACCCGCACGTCGGCGGCGGCGATGAGGTCCAGACCACCGCCGATGCACCAGCCCGCGACCGCGGCGACGACCGGCTTGCGCACGCGGGCCACGGCCGTGACGGCGTCCTGCATGCGGCGAACCTCGTCCAGGAACTCGCGGCGGGGCCGTGCGAGCGCGTCGCCGCTCAGGTATTCCGACCACGACGGCAGCATGGCGGCGAGATCGAGGCCGTAGGAGAAGTGCTTGCCCTCGCCGGTCAGGACGATGGCCCTGACCTCGGGGTCGCGGTCGAGTTCGCCGAACACCAGCGGGAGTTCGCGCCAGAAGTCCGGGCCCATCGCGTTGCCCTTGCCGGGGCCGATCAGGGTCACCTCGGCGACGTGCCCGGTGCGCTCGACGCGGAGGGAGACGTACTCGCCGGCCTGGGTGTTCGCTTCGCTGCCAGTCATGGCTGCCATCCTGGCCCACGCGCCCGCGCCCACGGCAGTGGTGCGGCGGACAGTGAGAGCGACGTCGCTTTCGGCGACCTTCCCGGTCTTCGGCCGCGGACTCAGCCGCCGGACGGCGACGCGTCCGCCGCCAGGCCCGCGACCGGACCGACGACCGTGATCGCCGGAGGCCGGATTCCCGCCTCAGCGACGGCTCGCGCGACCTGCCCGAGCGTCGAGCGCACCACCCGCTGGGTGCGCATCGTGCCCTCCTGCACCACCGCCACGGGTGTCTCCGGCGCCCGCCCGGCGGCGACGAGGGTGTCGGCGATGCGGTCGAGCCGCTCGAGTCCCATCAGCACCACGATCGTGCCGCTGAGGCGACCCAGCGCGTCCCAGTCGACCAACGACCGTTCGTCGCCGGGCGGCACGTGACCGGACACGACGACGACCTCGTGGGCGACGCCGCGATGGGTCACCGGCACGTCGGCCACGGCGGGTACCGAGAACGCGCTGGTCACCCCGGGAACCACCGTCACGGGCACACCCGCCTCGGCGCACGCCTGCAGCTCCTCGAAGCCACGGCCGAACACGTACGGGTCGCCGCCCTTGAGCCGCACCACGAAGCGTCCGGCACGGGCGTGCTCGATCAGCGTGCGGTTGATGACGTCCTGCGCGGCAGCACGGCCGTACGGGATCTTCGCCGCGTCGACGACCCGCACGTGCGGCGGGAGTTCGTCCAGCAGCTCGCGGGGCGCGAGCCGGTCGACCACCACGACGTCGGCGCGCGCCAGCAACCGCCGCCCGCGCACGGTGATCAGTTCGGGGTCGCCGGGTCCTCCCCCGACGAGCGCCACACCTCCCGTGGGCGCCGCGTCGTGGCCGCCGCTTCCCGGATCGGCGACGACGGCCGTGCGCAGGGCGTCGAGCACCCCGTCGCGCACGGCGGAGGACCGCCGCGGCGACCCACCGGAGAGCACGCCCACCAGCAGGCCGTCGTGNNNNNNNNNNNNNNNNNNNNNNNNNNNNNNNNNNNNNNNNNNNNNNNNNNNNNNNNNNNNNNNNNNNNNNNNNNNNNNNNNNNNNNNNNNNNNNNNNNNNGACGAGCCGCACCGCCGCGCCCGCGGCCAACAGTCGGGGCAACCGGCGCTGCGCGACGGTGCCGCCGCCCACGACGACGACCGCGCGCCCTCGCAGATCGAGTCCGGCCAGGTAGTGCTGCTCCTGCGGCATGCGTTCAGACTGCCGCCGCATCCGCGCGCGCGGCGGGAGCCGTGGCGGGCGTCTCCCCCGATCCGGGTGGACGTCTCACACCTCGGGACGCAGGAGGGCCAGCATCGCGGAGTTGCCGAACATCCGTGCCGTGTCCAGGGCCGACGGATGCCCGGCGGCGGGGTCGGCACCCCCGTCGAGCAGCGCCCGCACGACCTCGGGCTCGTCCTTGAAGACGGCACCCGCGAGCGGACTCTGCCCACGGTCGTTGAGCCGGTTCGGATCGGCGCCCCGCTGCAGCAGTGCGCGCACCGTCTCGACGTGACCGTGGTAGGCGGCCAGCATCACCAGCGTGTCGCCCCTGTCGTTGGTGAGGTTCGGCGAGACTCCCGCGTCGACGTAGGCCGCCAGCGTCTCGCTCTGCCCCTCGCGGGCGAGGCCGAACACGCGCGCCCACAGTTCGAGCAGTTCGTCCGGGTCGGGCGCGGCGGCACCGTCGTCGGCACCGTCGGCACCGTCGACGCCGTGGTCGGCGCTGTCGGTCATGTCCTCAGCGTGCCACGACGGCACCCGTCCCTCAGCGGAACGACGTCGTCGGGGAACCCGGCGATACGCTTCACCGCACCGACGTGAGACACACGTCGTCGACCACGGGAAGCGGAGATGACGGGCACCGAGCGCACCTGGGCGGGCACCACACTGGCGGACCGCAGGGCCACGCGCCGGCGGCGGCTCATCGAGGCGGGGCTGGAACTCCTCGGCGATCCCGGCGGCGCGGCGGTGAGCGTGCGGGCGGTGTGCCGGACCGCGCAGCTCACCGAACGGTACTTCTACGAGAACTTCGCCGACCGGGACGGCTTCGTCGTCGGCGTCTACGACCATGTCGTGAACCTCGCGCACCAGGTGCTGGTCGACGCCGTCGACCTGGCGGGGCCCGAACCCCGGCACCGGGCCGAGGCCGCGGTGTCCGCGTTCGTCACCCTCGTACTCGACGACCCGCGCAAGGGCCGCGTGCTGCTGCTCGCACCTCTCGCGGACCCGGCGCTGCGGGGTGTCGGCGTGCAACGGCTGCCGCTGTTCGCCGACCTCGTGCGCGAGCAACTGTCCGACCGCGTCGACGACGCGGACCGGACCATGACCGCCACCGCCCTGGTGGGCGGGTTGGCCAACCTCTTCGTCGCCTACGTGAGCGGGACGCTGGACGTCTCGCGCGAGCGGCTCACCACCCACTGCGTCCGGTTGGTGCTCGGGGCGGAGGCGTTGCACTCGTGACGCCCCCGTCGCGGAGGGCACGGTTCGCGACGAGGGCGTACACGAACTGCGAACACGTGTGCGTGGAGTGCGGACACGCGTGCGCAGACTGCGGACACGGCGCTACGGCGGCGTGTCAGGCGGCGCCCACCAGGTGGTCGAACGCCAGTTGGGACAGCTGCGCGTAGGCGTAGCCGCGGCGGCCCGCCGCCTCGGCGTCGAAGTCCTCGAACGCCGTGCGGTCGGCCAGCAGGTCGGCGGGCGACTCGCCCTCGCCCAGCGTGGGCTTCGAGAGCTCGGGCACACGCGACGCGTCGAGGGCCTCGATCACCCTCGGATCGGCGCGGAACGCCTTCGCCCGCTCACGCAGAAGCAGGTAGGACCGCATGCAGGCCGCGGCGCTCGCCCACACGCCCTCCATG from the Saccharomonospora azurea NA-128 genome contains:
- the garA gene encoding glycogen accumulation regulator GarA — encoded protein: MSTNDGPGVPPEQSPERTSVFRADFLSEAEGHEAPAVEPRDAGVDALPTGSALLVVKRGPNAGSRFLLDRDTTSAGRHPDSDIFLDDVTVSRRHAEFRREGGEFVVIDVGSLNGTYVNREPVDQAVLSGGDEVQIGKFRLVFLTGPGHGGQGAR
- a CDS encoding CDP-alcohol phosphatidyltransferase family protein, yielding MTKARSSGTTDGEESLLRQLTTVPNLLSILRLAGVPVFLWLLLGPEEDGWAFALLVVGGVTDWLDGKLARLLNQTTKLGQLLDPAADRLYIAAALLAFLLRGIVPWWVAALLVGRELVVGVGLVVLRRHRFAPPEVTYIGKAATFVLMYALPLLLVTHDASTTATEIAQPFAYAFTVWGVVLYLWSGALYVWQIALAVLRASGRKA
- a CDS encoding AMP-binding protein; translation: MQAYQAFRQARDLLVTHREDYEAARREFAWPEFTEFNWALDWFDRIAAEDHNADRFALWIVEEDGSENRWTFPKLARRSAQVANWLRGLGVRRGDRVILMLGNQVELWETILACIKLGAVIIPASTLLGAADLRDRVERGQARHVVVRDVDTATFAEVPGGYTRIAVGERVDGWESFTDSAAGDPVFTPDGPTRADDPLLLYFTSGTTAKPKLVRHTHVSYPVGHLSTMYWIGLEPGDVHLNISSPGWAKHAWSNVFAPWNAEATVFLYNYGRFDANSLMAQIDRCGVTSFCAPPTVWRMLIQADLSTLRHPPRKVVGAGEPLNPEVIDQVRQAWGVTIRDGFGQTETSVQIANTPGQEVKPGSMGRAVPGFTVVLVDPVTGERAREGEICLDLSSRPAGLMTGYAGDDERTATAFEDGYYHTGDVGAVDDDGYITYVGRTDDVFKSSDYRISPFELESVLLEHEAVAEAAVVPAPDEIRLSVPKAYVVLANGFEPDAATAESILAFARKNLAPYKRIRRLEFADLPKTISGKIRRVELRGKEHTHGDGRPDGEFREEDFPALKNRS
- a CDS encoding crotonase/enoyl-CoA hydratase family protein, which produces MTGSEANTQAGEYVSLRVERTGHVAEVTLIGPGKGNAMGPDFWRELPLVFGELDRDPEVRAIVLTGEGKHFSYGLDLAAMLPSWSEYLSGDALARPRREFLDEVRRMQDAVTAVARVRKPVVAAVAGWCIGGGLDLIAAADVRVASADAKFSVREVRVAIVADMGSLQRLASVVGEGHLRELAFTGKDIDAARAERIGLVNDVYPDRDATLEAARQMAADIAANPPLVVQGVKDVLSVNTEQQVDAGLRYVATWNAAFLPSHDLNEAVQAFLQRREPEFRGE
- the cobA gene encoding uroporphyrinogen-III C-methyltransferase translates to HDGLLVGVLSGGSPRRSSAVRDGVLDALRTAVVADPGSGGHDAAPTGGVALVGGGPGDPELITVRGRRLLARADVVVVDRLAPRELLDELPPHVRVVDAAKIPYGRAAAQDVINRTLIEHARAGRFVVRLKGGDPYVFGRGFEELQACAEAGVPVTVVPGVTSAFSVPAVADVPVTHRGVAHEVVVVSGHVPPGDERSLVDWDALGRLSGTIVVLMGLERLDRIADTLVAAGRAPETPVAVVQEGTMRTQRVVRSTLGQVARAVAEAGIRPPAITVVGPVAGLAADASPSGG
- a CDS encoding NAD(P)-dependent oxidoreductase — protein: MPQEQHYLAGLDLRGRAVVVVGGGTVAQRRLPRLLAAGAAVRLV
- a CDS encoding ankyrin repeat domain-containing protein; translation: MTDSADHGVDGADGADDGAAAPDPDELLELWARVFGLAREGQSETLAAYVDAGVSPNLTNDRGDTLVMLAAYHGHVETVRALLQRGADPNRLNDRGQSPLAGAVFKDEPEVVRALLDGGADPAAGHPSALDTARMFGNSAMLALLRPEV
- a CDS encoding TetR/AcrR family transcriptional regulator — protein: MTGTERTWAGTTLADRRATRRRRLIEAGLELLGDPGGAAVSVRAVCRTAQLTERYFYENFADRDGFVVGVYDHVVNLAHQVLVDAVDLAGPEPRHRAEAAVSAFVTLVLDDPRKGRVLLLAPLADPALRGVGVQRLPLFADLVREQLSDRVDDADRTMTATALVGGLANLFVAYVSGTLDVSRERLTTHCVRLVLGAEALHS